A region of Clostridiales bacterium DNA encodes the following proteins:
- a CDS encoding TlyA family RNA methyltransferase, which yields MTEKERLDIILVKRGFMQSRERARGAIMAGHVFVDGQKEQKCGAKFSMDCSIEVKEKQNPYVSRGGLKIHKGIEKFGIDLCDKICMDIGASTGGFTDCMLKHGASKVYAVDVGYGQLAWELRQDSRVVCMERTNIRYLEPEKLQELVDFVSVDVSFISLKKVLPNAINLSTKNASMLCLIKPQFEAGRDKVGKKGVVRDKDVHKEVIYDIVNFAVENHFNILGLDFSPIKGPEGNIEYLIYIQKNSENECDVSALVGKIVDCAHETLN from the coding sequence ATGACAGAAAAAGAAAGACTAGATATAATTTTAGTTAAGAGAGGATTTATGCAGAGTAGAGAACGTGCCAGAGGTGCAATAATGGCGGGACATGTTTTTGTTGATGGACAAAAAGAACAGAAATGTGGTGCGAAATTTAGCATGGATTGTAGTATAGAAGTAAAAGAAAAGCAAAATCCGTACGTTAGTAGAGGTGGTCTTAAAATTCATAAAGGGATAGAGAAATTTGGTATAGATCTTTGTGATAAAATATGTATGGATATAGGAGCATCAACGGGAGGATTCACTGATTGTATGCTAAAGCATGGTGCATCAAAAGTGTATGCAGTTGATGTAGGTTATGGACAATTGGCATGGGAGCTAAGACAGGATAGTAGGGTTGTGTGTATGGAGAGAACAAATATACGATATCTTGAGCCAGAGAAGTTGCAGGAGTTAGTTGACTTTGTGTCAGTTGATGTATCATTTATTTCACTAAAGAAGGTTTTACCAAATGCAATAAATTTATCTACAAAGAATGCAAGTATGTTGTGTCTTATAAAACCCCAGTTTGAGGCTGGGCGTGATAAAGTAGGCAAGAAGGGCGTTGTAAGAGATAAGGATGTGCATAAGGAAGTGATATACGATATAGTAAATTTTGCGGTGGAAAATCATTTTAATATATTAGGACTAGATTTTTCGCCTATAAAAGGGCCAGAAGGGAATATAGAGTACCTTATATATATACAAAAAAATAGTGAGAACGAGTGTGATGTAAGTGCATTAGTGGGGAAAATAGTTGATTGTGCGCATGAGACTCTAAATTAG
- a CDS encoding NAD(+)/NADH kinase, which produces MDIGVLVNEAKDENRVYTNLLCDIIRKYKLNVSIITDGDNCSIFDIIMSVGGDGTLIKTAKIGAKYNKPIVGVNLGKLGFLAKIDKDDIESYIKRISNGDYTLQKRKLINMNIIREGEKVVDDIALNDVVVSRKLVSRGIRINTYIDDMFINNYFADGVIVSTPLGSTAYSLSAGGPIVDARADVLVITPICPHSFSVRPYIAYCNSEIKITLDLKPNQHGVLIVDGSESCSVCQDDVVLIKESEKYATFINFGNENYFDKLTR; this is translated from the coding sequence ATGGATATAGGTGTATTGGTGAACGAAGCCAAGGATGAGAATAGGGTGTATACAAATTTATTATGTGATATAATAAGAAAGTATAAGCTTAATGTGTCGATAATAACGGATGGTGATAATTGTAGTATATTTGATATTATTATGTCAGTTGGTGGTGACGGGACCCTGATAAAGACTGCTAAGATTGGCGCAAAATACAATAAACCTATTGTTGGAGTAAATTTGGGTAAACTTGGTTTTCTAGCTAAGATTGATAAAGATGATATAGAAAGCTATATAAAAAGAATATCTAATGGCGATTATACATTGCAAAAGAGAAAATTGATAAATATGAATATTATAAGAGAAGGGGAAAAAGTTGTTGATGATATAGCGTTAAATGATGTTGTGGTGTCTAGAAAGTTAGTGTCTAGAGGTATTAGAATAAATACATACATAGATGATATGTTTATTAATAATTATTTTGCAGATGGAGTGATTGTTTCGACACCATTAGGATCAACAGCGTATTCTTTGTCAGCAGGTGGTCCGATTGTTGATGCAAGAGCAGATGTTTTGGTAATTACACCAATATGTCCACATTCGTTTAGTGTGAGGCCATACATAGCTTATTGCAATAGTGAGATTAAGATTACATTAGATTTAAAACCTAATCAACATGGGGTTTTGATAGTAGATGGTAGTGAAAGTTGTAGTGTTTGTCAAGATGATGTTGTTTTGATTAAGGAATCAGAAAAGTATGCAACATTTATTAATTTTGGCAATGAAAACTATTTTGATAAATTGACGAGGTGA
- the recN gene encoding DNA repair protein RecN, which yields MLSFLEIQNVAIIDKISIEFGEGLNVMTGETGAGKSIIINSINAILGERISKDVIRAGEELAKVTAVFYTKSYKVKEMLKELDIPLEEDGTLIVMREIYLSGRNVCRINHKIVTLSVLKKIGEYIINIHGQNDNKDLIEAKRHIGLLDLFIGKKITSLRNEYQQKLCELKNEREALCVRVGKREERERKIDLLKYQLTEIEEANLMIGEDEELEKKRAIVANTEKIKMVLAMTNDVLCSDGGLRDLVKGMANNIGQIADLDEGYRKISEAVNSVSYQLDDVADDVRCRLEDLFFDENEQEMIDERIDLIVRLKRKYGSSIEDILNYMDECRKSLDELINSEEYIKKSQQEIEALNKELYRLSMDMHDIRFEYAKVLQERVTNELQDLEMRDSNFSVRVDVAKDMDEDGIYNFNSNGLDKVEFFISTNKGQKEKQLVKIASGGEMSRVMLAIKSIILDKDNLESIIFDEIDTGISGRAAQKVGEKLSVLSGMHQIICITHLSQIATMADNHYIIEKNSSKDETKTSVRKLSEDGRTREVARIIGGANISDITMKNAREMIKIANDWKRILQ from the coding sequence ATGTTAAGTTTCTTAGAAATACAGAACGTAGCTATAATAGATAAGATAAGTATAGAGTTTGGAGAAGGGCTCAATGTTATGACAGGAGAGACAGGAGCAGGAAAATCTATCATAATAAATTCTATAAATGCTATACTTGGGGAACGCATATCCAAAGATGTTATACGTGCTGGGGAAGAGTTAGCGAAAGTTACGGCGGTATTCTACACTAAGTCTTATAAAGTAAAAGAGATGTTAAAGGAGTTAGACATACCACTTGAGGAAGATGGAACGCTAATAGTTATGCGTGAAATTTATTTGTCGGGGAGGAATGTTTGCAGGATTAATCATAAGATAGTTACGTTGTCGGTGTTAAAAAAGATTGGCGAGTATATAATAAACATACATGGGCAAAACGATAATAAAGATTTGATTGAGGCTAAGCGACATATAGGATTATTGGATTTATTTATTGGGAAGAAGATAACAAGTCTTAGGAATGAGTATCAACAAAAACTTTGTGAATTAAAGAATGAGAGAGAAGCATTGTGTGTCCGAGTTGGCAAAAGAGAAGAGCGCGAGAGAAAAATTGATTTACTAAAGTATCAACTAACAGAAATAGAAGAAGCTAATTTAATGATTGGGGAAGATGAAGAATTAGAGAAGAAGCGTGCTATAGTAGCGAATACTGAGAAAATAAAGATGGTGTTGGCAATGACAAATGATGTACTTTGTAGTGACGGTGGGCTGCGTGATTTGGTTAAGGGTATGGCGAATAACATTGGCCAAATAGCAGATTTAGATGAGGGATATCGTAAGATATCGGAGGCTGTAAACAGTGTGTCATATCAATTAGACGATGTTGCAGATGATGTGAGATGTAGACTAGAGGATTTATTTTTTGATGAGAATGAGCAAGAAATGATAGATGAGAGAATAGATTTAATTGTACGGCTAAAACGCAAGTATGGCAGTAGTATAGAGGATATTTTAAATTATATGGATGAATGTAGAAAAAGTCTTGATGAGTTGATAAATAGTGAGGAATATATAAAAAAATCACAGCAAGAGATAGAGGCATTAAACAAGGAATTATATAGACTTTCGATGGACATGCATGATATAAGATTTGAGTATGCAAAAGTACTTCAAGAGAGGGTGACAAATGAGTTACAGGATCTTGAGATGAGAGATAGTAATTTTAGTGTAAGGGTTGATGTCGCAAAAGATATGGATGAAGACGGAATATATAATTTTAATAGTAATGGATTAGATAAGGTAGAATTTTTTATATCGACCAACAAGGGACAAAAGGAAAAACAGCTAGTAAAGATTGCTTCTGGTGGAGAAATGTCTAGGGTTATGCTTGCAATAAAGAGTATTATTTTAGATAAAGATAATTTGGAGAGTATTATATTTGATGAAATCGACACAGGAATAAGTGGTAGAGCGGCACAAAAAGTTGGAGAGAAATTGTCGGTGCTGTCAGGAATGCATCAAATAATATGTATAACACATTTGTCTCAAATAGCTACTATGGCTGATAATCACTATATAATTGAGAAAAATAGTAGCAAAGATG